One region of Carbonactinospora thermoautotrophica genomic DNA includes:
- a CDS encoding PucR family transcriptional regulator has product MVEVRRVLDAIGATLLTVVRAGADRAVRDVVIVEPGHEDEIRAGDLVLGVGVTVHAARELVAVAARSRAAAVLLKPPYATEPAVTKAAETGGVTLVEVRQQVSWAQLVWLLRSVLDAGDVYHTRDTGVFHDLFALADAVAAVVDAPVTIEDAHSRVLAYSARQDRADPARLSTIIGRRVPDDVLHQFRAKGVFRKLGKGTEPVFVPGQPDGTLPRLIVPIRAGEELLGSIWAIVPGPVPPERAQAFADTAAVVALHLLRLRAQADIARRATSDRLRAVLEGGEAAPAAAEELGLREGPYRVVALEVHAGDAEGRRLALWESISRHHGWRRPLVAELAGVLFAVVSERGGPAESGTWPWLRRVIADVAHDEPDLLVAAGGLAGTVAELPTSRAQAEEVLRLLAGGALRGPVVAYDDVWATLVLYRATGAVPLRELVSGGPLPVLLAHDAEHGTRYVETLRAWLERQGDPTAASRQLHIHPNTFRYRMKRLLEVTPIDLASPEVRLALSVQLAALRLHREDVVPGEQGG; this is encoded by the coding sequence ATGGTCGAGGTGCGGCGCGTGCTCGACGCGATCGGCGCCACACTGCTGACCGTGGTCCGTGCGGGCGCCGACCGGGCGGTACGGGACGTGGTGATCGTCGAGCCCGGGCACGAGGACGAGATCAGGGCCGGCGACCTTGTGCTGGGAGTGGGGGTCACGGTCCACGCCGCGCGGGAGCTGGTCGCGGTCGCCGCGCGGAGCCGGGCCGCGGCCGTGCTGCTCAAGCCGCCCTACGCGACCGAGCCCGCGGTCACGAAGGCGGCTGAGACCGGCGGCGTGACCCTGGTCGAGGTGCGCCAGCAGGTGTCGTGGGCGCAGCTGGTGTGGCTGCTGCGGAGCGTGCTCGACGCCGGGGACGTGTACCACACCCGCGACACCGGGGTGTTCCACGACCTGTTCGCGCTCGCCGACGCGGTCGCGGCGGTTGTGGACGCGCCCGTCACGATCGAGGACGCACACAGCCGGGTGCTGGCGTACTCGGCGCGGCAGGACCGCGCCGACCCGGCCCGGCTGTCGACGATCATCGGCCGGCGCGTGCCGGACGACGTGCTCCACCAGTTCCGCGCCAAGGGCGTGTTCCGCAAGCTCGGCAAGGGGACCGAGCCGGTGTTCGTGCCGGGGCAGCCGGACGGCACCCTCCCCCGGCTCATCGTGCCGATCCGGGCAGGCGAGGAACTGCTGGGCTCGATCTGGGCGATCGTGCCCGGCCCGGTGCCGCCGGAGCGGGCGCAGGCGTTCGCGGACACCGCCGCGGTGGTCGCCCTGCACCTGTTGCGGCTGCGCGCCCAGGCCGACATCGCCCGCCGGGCGACCAGCGACCGGCTGCGCGCGGTGCTGGAGGGCGGGGAGGCCGCGCCGGCCGCCGCCGAGGAGCTGGGGCTGCGTGAGGGCCCGTACCGCGTGGTCGCCCTGGAGGTGCACGCCGGGGACGCCGAGGGGCGCCGCCTGGCGCTGTGGGAGTCGATCTCCCGGCATCACGGCTGGCGCCGCCCGCTGGTCGCGGAGCTGGCGGGGGTGCTCTTCGCCGTGGTGTCCGAGCGGGGCGGGCCGGCTGAGTCCGGGACGTGGCCGTGGCTGCGCCGGGTGATCGCGGACGTCGCCCACGACGAGCCGGACCTGCTGGTAGCCGCCGGCGGCCTGGCCGGCACGGTGGCCGAGCTGCCCACCTCCCGCGCCCAGGCCGAGGAGGTGCTGCGGCTGCTGGCCGGCGGCGCGCTCCGTGGCCCCGTGGTCGCGTACGACGACGTGTGGGCGACCCTGGTGCTGTACCGGGCGACCGGCGCGGTCCCGCTGCGGGAGCTGGTCAGCGGCGGCCCGCTGCCGGTGTTGCTCGCCCATGACGCCGAGCACGGCACCCGGTACGTCGAGACGCTGCGCGCCTGGCTGGAGCGGCAAGGCGACCCGACGGCCGCGAGCCGGCAGCTGCACATCCACCCGAACACGTTCCGGTACCGGATGAAGCGGCTGCTGGAGGTGACGCCGATCGACCTGGCCTCGCCGGAGGTACGGCTGGCGCTGTCGGTGCAGCTCGCGGCGTTGCGGCTGCACCGCGAGGACGTTGTGCCGGGCGAACAAGGCGGCTAG
- the ald gene encoding alanine dehydrogenase, which translates to MKIGVPREVKNHEYRVAITPAGVHELVRHGHEVFVERDAGSGSSIRDEDYLAAGAKILDSADEVWGEAELVLKVKEPVAEEFHRMSAGQVLFTYLHLAASRECTDALLDRKVTAIAYETVQLPNGALPLLAPMSEVAGRLAAQVGAYSLMRAAGGRGVLMGGVPGVHPAKVVVIGAGVAGYNAAIVAAGMGADVLLLDRNVERLRQLDQVLPRNVRTLASNAYAVERAVLDADVVVGAVLIPGAKAPKLVGNELVARMKPGSVLVDISIDQGGCFADSRPTTHAEPTFQVHESVFYCVANMPGVVPNTSTYALTNVTLPYAVELANKGWRQALRDDPALALGLNTHAGQLTNQPVADAHGLPYLPVDEVLAG; encoded by the coding sequence ATGAAGATCGGCGTCCCCCGTGAGGTGAAGAACCACGAGTACCGGGTGGCGATCACCCCGGCGGGTGTGCACGAGCTGGTGCGCCACGGGCACGAGGTGTTCGTGGAGCGTGACGCCGGCTCCGGTTCCTCGATCCGCGACGAGGACTACCTGGCCGCAGGTGCCAAGATCCTGGACTCGGCCGACGAGGTGTGGGGCGAGGCCGAGCTGGTGCTGAAGGTGAAGGAGCCGGTGGCCGAGGAGTTCCACCGGATGAGCGCGGGTCAGGTCCTGTTCACCTACCTGCACCTGGCGGCCTCCCGGGAGTGCACCGACGCGCTGCTCGACCGCAAGGTGACCGCGATCGCCTACGAGACCGTGCAGCTGCCGAACGGCGCGCTGCCGCTGCTGGCGCCGATGAGCGAGGTCGCCGGCCGGCTGGCCGCGCAGGTCGGGGCGTACTCGCTGATGCGTGCCGCCGGCGGCCGCGGGGTGCTCATGGGCGGGGTGCCCGGTGTGCACCCGGCCAAGGTCGTCGTCATCGGAGCGGGCGTGGCCGGGTACAACGCCGCGATCGTCGCCGCCGGCATGGGCGCCGACGTGTTGCTGCTGGACCGCAACGTGGAGCGGCTGCGTCAGCTCGACCAGGTGCTGCCCCGTAACGTCCGCACCCTCGCCTCCAACGCTTACGCGGTCGAGCGTGCGGTGCTGGACGCGGATGTGGTCGTGGGCGCGGTGCTCATCCCCGGCGCGAAGGCTCCCAAGCTGGTCGGCAACGAGCTGGTGGCGCGGATGAAGCCGGGCAGCGTGCTAGTCGACATCTCCATCGACCAGGGCGGCTGCTTCGCCGACTCCCGCCCCACCACGCACGCCGAGCCCACCTTCCAGGTGCACGAGTCGGTGTTCTACTGCGTGGCCAACATGCCCGGCGTGGTACCCAACACCTCCACCTACGCGCTGACCAACGTCACCCTCCCCTACGCGGTCGAGCTGGCGAACAAGGGCTGGCGGCAGGCGCTGCGGGACGACCCGGCGCTCGCCCTGGGCCTGAACACCCACGCCGGCCAGTTGACCAACCAGCCCGTGGCCGACGCGCACGGCCTGCCGTACCTGCCGGTGGACGAGGTCCTGGCGGGCTGA
- a CDS encoding YkvA family protein, whose amino-acid sequence MKRRRALFALARVFHGSRRPGAPGLGARLAAIPRLVRATLRREYGGLSRARLVLLALGLGYLVSPVDLAPEALFAVFGLADDAILAVWLAGSVLDETERFLAWETSRRRLVPLQSV is encoded by the coding sequence ATGAAGCGACGCAGGGCGCTGTTCGCGCTCGCCCGGGTGTTCCACGGCAGCCGTCGCCCGGGTGCGCCCGGGCTCGGCGCGCGCCTCGCCGCGATCCCACGACTGGTCCGGGCCACGCTGCGTAGGGAGTACGGCGGTCTCAGCCGTGCCCGGCTCGTCCTGCTGGCGCTTGGCCTGGGCTACCTCGTCTCTCCGGTCGACCTCGCGCCCGAAGCGCTGTTCGCGGTCTTCGGACTGGCCGATGACGCGATCCTCGCGGTCTGGCTGGCCGGCAGCGTGCTCGACGAGACCGAGCGATTCCTCGCCTGGGAGACCAGCCGGCGGCGCCTGGTCCCCCTGCAGTCCGTCTGA
- a CDS encoding choice-of-anchor P family protein → MRLTRMLPLVGGLTGALALTGMAVAPAANATGDFAPTGSAFAIKSEVSLLNGTVGLKIAPQPKASYPAGADKSLIKVTGQDVLKGTNIAPNSKLELGVLNASSDLKDGKLKSEASVADLKLKLEDVLKLSAKLVEAHCVATPQGVKGGSNLVDLKVGGQLIDADAVVANPNTVVEVKGVGKVILNEQKETEDGLTVNAIHVKLNAVEGVAPDVVKGDIIISQAKCSTKGGPSVEPSPEPSEPSGNPSTPPSDGNGPSTPPAGGDNGGNNGGNNGGDNGGNNGGDNGGNNGQNSDLAKTGANGLLPIAGAAAGLLAVGGGALYLARRRKANA, encoded by the coding sequence GTGCGTCTGACTCGGATGCTGCCGCTCGTCGGCGGCCTCACTGGTGCGCTCGCGCTGACGGGCATGGCGGTCGCCCCGGCGGCGAACGCGACGGGTGACTTCGCGCCCACGGGCTCCGCCTTCGCCATCAAGAGCGAGGTCTCGCTGCTGAACGGCACGGTCGGCCTGAAGATCGCGCCGCAGCCGAAGGCGAGCTACCCGGCCGGTGCGGACAAGTCGCTGATCAAGGTCACCGGCCAGGACGTGCTCAAGGGCACCAACATCGCTCCGAACTCGAAGCTGGAGCTCGGCGTGCTCAACGCGTCCTCGGACCTGAAGGACGGCAAGCTCAAGAGCGAGGCGAGCGTTGCCGACCTGAAGCTGAAGCTTGAGGACGTGTTGAAGCTGTCGGCCAAGCTGGTCGAGGCCCACTGCGTCGCCACGCCGCAGGGCGTCAAGGGCGGCTCCAACCTGGTCGACCTGAAGGTGGGCGGCCAGCTCATCGACGCCGACGCCGTGGTGGCCAACCCCAACACCGTGGTCGAGGTGAAGGGCGTCGGCAAGGTCATCCTGAACGAGCAGAAGGAGACCGAGGACGGCCTGACCGTCAACGCCATCCACGTCAAGCTGAACGCGGTGGAGGGTGTGGCCCCGGACGTCGTCAAGGGCGACATCATCATCAGCCAGGCCAAGTGCTCCACCAAGGGTGGCCCGTCGGTCGAGCCGTCGCCCGAGCCGAGCGAGCCCTCCGGCAACCCGAGCACTCCGCCGAGCGACGGCAACGGCCCGTCCACCCCGCCCGCAGGCGGTGACAACGGCGGCAACAACGGCGGCAACAACGGCGGTGACAACGGCGGCAACAACGGCGGTGACAACGGCGGCAACAACGGCCAGAACTCCGACCTGGCCAAGACCGGTGCCAACGGCCTGCTGCCGATCGCCGGTGCCGCGGCCGGTCTGCTGGCCGTCGGCGGTGGTGCCCTGTACCTGGCTCGCCGTCGCAAGGCCAACGCCTGA
- a CDS encoding LutC/YkgG family protein: MNARDEILRRIRTAVGSSGGPEEPVPREYARSRPLADGLFAERVADYRAVVHRAAPGELGALVAACLERRGARRVCVPADLPREWLAEASGVEFVPDSPPLPTVELDAVDGVVTGCAVAIAETGTIVLDGGAGQGRRALTLVPDYHLCVVRADQIAGTVPEALARLDPRRPLTFVSGPSATSDIELNRVEGVHGPRNLEVVITH; encoded by the coding sequence GTGAACGCCCGCGACGAGATCCTGCGACGCATCCGCACCGCGGTGGGCTCTTCCGGCGGTCCGGAGGAGCCGGTTCCCCGCGAATACGCGCGGTCCCGGCCGCTGGCCGACGGGCTGTTCGCCGAGCGGGTCGCGGACTACCGGGCGGTCGTGCACCGGGCCGCGCCCGGGGAGCTGGGCGCGTTGGTCGCCGCATGCCTGGAGAGGCGTGGCGCCCGGCGGGTCTGCGTGCCCGCGGACCTGCCGCGGGAGTGGCTGGCCGAGGCGAGCGGGGTGGAGTTCGTCCCGGACTCCCCGCCCCTGCCGACCGTGGAGCTCGACGCGGTGGACGGGGTGGTGACCGGCTGCGCGGTGGCGATCGCGGAGACCGGGACGATCGTGCTGGACGGCGGAGCCGGGCAGGGCCGGCGTGCGCTGACCCTGGTGCCCGACTACCACCTGTGCGTGGTCCGGGCGGACCAGATCGCCGGGACGGTGCCGGAAGCCCTCGCGCGGCTGGATCCGCGCCGGCCGCTCACCTTCGTCAGCGGTCCGTCCGCCACGAGCGACATCGAATTGAACCGGGTCGAAGGGGTGCACGGGCCACGCAATCTCGAAGTAGTCATCACCCACTAA
- a CDS encoding LutB/LldF family L-lactate oxidation iron-sulfur protein, translating to MSAVFVGMPKFPEAARGALADTQLRRNLYRATRTIRGKRAAVVGEVPDWEELREAGRAIKEHTLRNLDRYLEQLERAVTAAGGQVHWARDAAEANRIVIDLVRRTGEREVVKVKSMATQEIGLNEALEHAGIAAYETDLAELIVQLGDDRPSHILVPAIHRNRAEIREIFLRRMPSAPRDLTDDPRELAEAARRHLREKFLTAKVAISGANFMVAETGTLVVVESESNGRMCLTLPKTLISVVGIEKVVPTWQDLEVFLQLLPRSSTGERMNPYTSTWTGVTAGDGPREFHLVLLDNGRTRALADPVGRQALACIRCSACLNVCPVYERTGGHAYGSVYPGPIGAILNPLLHGVSSEWDASLPYASSLCGACYDVCPVKIDIPKVLLHLRSRVVEARRATPERLAMRAAQYVLSDPGRLARVQRLGIWFGRLLARRGRIRRLPGPLARWTDARDLPAPPAETFRDWWERTHR from the coding sequence ATGAGCGCGGTGTTCGTGGGGATGCCCAAGTTCCCGGAGGCGGCCAGGGGCGCGCTGGCCGACACGCAGCTACGGCGCAACCTGTACCGGGCCACGCGCACGATCCGCGGCAAGCGGGCCGCGGTCGTGGGCGAGGTGCCGGACTGGGAGGAGCTGCGCGAGGCCGGGCGCGCGATCAAGGAGCACACGCTGCGCAACCTCGACCGGTACCTGGAACAGCTCGAGCGGGCGGTGACCGCGGCCGGCGGCCAGGTGCACTGGGCGCGCGACGCGGCCGAGGCCAACCGGATCGTGATCGACCTGGTCCGGCGCACCGGCGAGCGCGAGGTGGTCAAGGTCAAGTCGATGGCCACCCAGGAGATCGGCCTCAACGAGGCGCTGGAGCACGCCGGGATCGCCGCGTACGAGACCGACCTGGCCGAGCTGATCGTGCAGCTCGGCGACGACCGGCCGTCGCACATCCTGGTGCCGGCCATCCACCGCAACCGCGCGGAGATCCGGGAGATCTTCCTGCGCCGGATGCCGTCGGCGCCGCGCGACCTGACCGACGACCCTCGCGAGCTGGCCGAGGCGGCACGCCGGCACCTGCGGGAGAAGTTCCTGACCGCGAAGGTGGCGATCTCGGGCGCGAACTTCATGGTGGCCGAGACCGGCACGCTGGTCGTGGTCGAGTCCGAGAGCAACGGCCGCATGTGCCTGACCCTGCCCAAGACGCTGATCTCGGTCGTCGGCATCGAGAAGGTGGTGCCGACGTGGCAGGACCTGGAGGTGTTCCTCCAACTGCTGCCGCGCTCGTCCACGGGCGAGCGGATGAACCCGTACACCTCGACGTGGACCGGGGTGACGGCCGGGGACGGGCCGCGTGAGTTCCACCTGGTGCTGCTGGACAACGGGCGGACGCGGGCGCTCGCCGATCCCGTGGGGCGGCAGGCGCTGGCGTGCATCCGCTGCTCGGCCTGCCTGAACGTCTGCCCGGTGTACGAGCGGACCGGCGGGCACGCGTACGGGTCGGTGTACCCGGGGCCGATCGGCGCGATCCTGAACCCGCTGTTGCACGGGGTGTCGTCGGAGTGGGACGCCTCCCTGCCCTACGCCTCGTCGCTGTGCGGGGCGTGCTACGACGTCTGCCCGGTGAAGATCGACATCCCGAAGGTGCTGCTGCACCTGCGGTCCCGGGTGGTCGAGGCGCGCCGCGCCACACCGGAGCGGCTGGCGATGCGGGCCGCGCAGTACGTGCTGAGCGATCCGGGGCGGCTGGCGCGGGTGCAGCGACTGGGCATCTGGTTCGGCCGGCTGCTGGCCCGGCGGGGCCGGATCCGGCGCCTGCCCGGCCCGCTCGCCCGCTGGACCGATGCCCGTGACCTGCCGGCGCCCCCGGCCGAGACGTTCCGTGACTGGTGGGAGAGGACGCACCGGTGA
- a CDS encoding (Fe-S)-binding protein: protein MRVALFITCFNDTLFPRTGQAVVRLLERLGRSFDFTVEFPLGQTCCGQMHFNTGYRRECLPLVRRFAEVFEPYDAVVAPSASCVGMVRDFHGEVSGALRERASGVADRTYELTEFLVDVLGVTDVGAYFPHRVTYHPTCHSLRVLRLGDRPLRLLRAVRGLELVDLPGAEECCGFGGTFALKNAEVSVAMAGDKVANVHRTGAEVLCAADNSCLAHIGGVLSRLNSGVRTVHLAEILASTEEEPA, encoded by the coding sequence GTGAGAGTCGCCCTGTTCATCACCTGCTTCAACGACACGCTCTTCCCGCGCACCGGACAGGCGGTGGTGAGGCTGCTCGAACGGCTCGGCCGGTCGTTCGACTTCACCGTCGAGTTCCCGCTGGGGCAGACCTGCTGCGGGCAGATGCACTTCAACACCGGGTACCGGCGCGAGTGCCTGCCCCTGGTCCGCCGGTTCGCGGAGGTGTTCGAGCCGTACGACGCCGTGGTCGCGCCCTCGGCGTCGTGCGTCGGCATGGTGCGGGACTTCCACGGCGAGGTCAGCGGCGCGCTGCGCGAACGCGCCAGCGGGGTCGCGGACCGGACGTACGAGCTGACCGAGTTCCTGGTCGACGTGCTCGGGGTGACCGACGTGGGCGCCTACTTCCCGCACCGCGTCACGTACCACCCGACCTGTCACTCCCTGCGCGTGCTGCGGCTGGGCGACCGGCCGCTGCGGCTGCTGCGGGCGGTGCGCGGCCTGGAGCTGGTGGACCTGCCGGGCGCGGAGGAGTGCTGCGGGTTCGGCGGCACGTTCGCGCTGAAGAACGCCGAGGTGTCGGTGGCGATGGCCGGCGACAAGGTGGCGAACGTCCACAGGACCGGGGCCGAGGTGCTGTGCGCGGCCGACAACTCCTGCCTGGCGCACATCGGCGGCGTGCTGTCCCGGCTCAACTCGGGCGTGCGGACCGTGCACCTGGCCGAGATCCTGGCGTCGACCGAGGAGGAGCCGGCATGA
- a CDS encoding PH domain-containing protein, with protein MDANLTPEERAIRRYLTSDERLVAATRRHMAILLKPAFATIGGLFLVFFLDAWLPEDLPYLRDLLVLGWFVLFGWLVWQIIEWYYDRFIITNRRLILTYGIINRKVAMMPLVKVTDMRYDRPILGRILGYGVFVMESAGQDQALSTVDYVPDPDILYLEICDLLFGKR; from the coding sequence ATGGACGCCAACCTCACCCCTGAGGAGAGGGCCATCCGCCGGTACCTCACCTCCGACGAACGGCTGGTCGCCGCGACCCGCCGGCACATGGCGATCCTGCTCAAGCCCGCCTTCGCCACGATCGGCGGCCTGTTCCTGGTCTTCTTCCTCGACGCATGGCTCCCGGAGGACCTGCCGTACCTGCGTGACCTGCTCGTACTGGGCTGGTTCGTGCTGTTCGGCTGGCTCGTCTGGCAGATCATCGAGTGGTACTACGACCGCTTCATCATCACGAACCGGCGGCTGATCCTGACCTACGGCATCATCAACCGCAAGGTCGCCATGATGCCCTTGGTGAAGGTCACCGACATGCGGTACGACCGGCCCATCCTGGGCCGCATCCTCGGCTACGGGGTCTTCGTCATGGAGTCCGCCGGACAGGACCAGGCCCTCTCCACGGTCGACTACGTCCCCGACCCCGACATCCTCTACCTGGAGATCTGCGACCTGCTCTTCGGTAAGAGGTGA
- a CDS encoding Re/Si-specific NAD(P)(+) transhydrogenase subunit alpha: MAKVGVPAETRSGERRVALVPEVVPRLLDAGLEVYVQSGAGRHAYASDEDYRAAGAKIVDGDVLADSDIVLTVQPLEPAAARRLRPGATVIGFLAPSLELDTIRALRDREATAFALELVPRISRAQAMDALSSQALVAGYRAALVAAERLPKFFPLFMTAAGTVPPAKVLVLGAGVAGLQAIATARRLGAVVEAYDVRAAAAEEVRSLGARFIELELETQDGAGGYAKEQSAEFLRRQRELIGQHVAASDAVITTAAVPGRPAPLLVTTEMVERMRPGSVVVDLAAESGGNCELSRPGEEVVHRDVLIWGGRNVPSQLPVHASQLYAKNVANLLLHIIRDGEIRFDFDDEIVTGCCVTHAGEVRQESIRQLVEGR, encoded by the coding sequence ATGGCCAAAGTCGGTGTCCCCGCCGAGACGCGTTCCGGGGAGCGCCGAGTCGCGCTCGTGCCGGAGGTCGTGCCACGGCTTCTCGACGCGGGCTTGGAGGTGTACGTCCAGTCCGGGGCGGGGCGGCACGCGTACGCGAGCGACGAGGACTACCGGGCGGCCGGAGCGAAGATCGTCGACGGCGACGTGTTGGCCGACAGCGACATCGTGCTCACCGTCCAGCCGCTGGAGCCGGCCGCCGCCCGGCGGCTGCGGCCGGGCGCGACCGTGATCGGCTTCCTCGCCCCCAGCCTGGAGCTGGACACGATCCGGGCGCTGCGGGACCGCGAGGCGACCGCGTTCGCGCTGGAGCTGGTGCCGCGCATCTCCCGCGCCCAGGCGATGGACGCGCTGTCGTCCCAGGCGCTCGTGGCCGGGTACCGGGCGGCGCTGGTCGCGGCCGAGCGCCTGCCGAAGTTCTTCCCGTTGTTCATGACCGCCGCCGGGACGGTACCACCGGCCAAGGTGCTCGTGCTCGGCGCGGGCGTGGCCGGCCTGCAGGCCATCGCCACCGCCCGCCGGCTCGGCGCGGTCGTCGAGGCGTACGACGTGCGCGCGGCCGCCGCCGAGGAGGTGCGATCGCTCGGCGCGCGGTTCATCGAGCTGGAGCTGGAGACTCAGGATGGCGCCGGCGGGTACGCCAAGGAGCAGTCCGCGGAGTTCCTGCGCCGCCAGCGCGAGCTGATCGGGCAGCACGTCGCCGCTTCCGACGCGGTCATCACGACCGCGGCCGTGCCGGGCAGGCCGGCGCCGTTGCTGGTCACCACCGAGATGGTCGAGCGGATGCGGCCCGGCTCGGTCGTCGTAGACCTGGCCGCGGAGTCGGGCGGCAACTGCGAGCTGTCCCGCCCGGGCGAGGAGGTCGTCCACCGGGACGTGCTCATCTGGGGCGGGCGCAACGTACCGTCGCAGCTCCCGGTGCACGCCAGCCAGTTGTACGCGAAGAACGTCGCCAACCTGCTGCTGCACATCATCCGGGACGGCGAGATCAGGTTCGACTTCGACGACGAGATCGTGACCGGCTGCTGTGTGACGCACGCGGGCGAGGTTCGCCAGGAGAGCATCCGCCAGCTGGTCGAGGGGAGGTAG
- a CDS encoding NAD(P) transhydrogenase subunit alpha, whose product MDSGVALLTIFVLAVFVGFEVISKVSTTLHTPLMSGANAIHGVILVGAIIITGRAETGVELGLGLVAIVLATLNMVGGFVVTDRMLEMFSGRRRPGQVETEETRR is encoded by the coding sequence GTGGACTCCGGGGTGGCGCTGCTCACGATCTTCGTGCTCGCGGTGTTCGTGGGCTTCGAGGTGATCTCGAAGGTCTCCACGACCCTGCACACGCCGCTCATGTCGGGTGCGAACGCGATCCACGGGGTGATCCTGGTCGGCGCGATCATCATCACCGGGCGCGCCGAGACCGGTGTGGAGCTGGGGCTCGGGCTGGTGGCGATCGTGCTGGCGACGCTCAACATGGTCGGCGGCTTCGTGGTCACCGACCGGATGCTGGAGATGTTCTCCGGCCGCCGTCGGCCGGGCCAGGTCGAGACCGAGGAGACGCGACGGTGA
- a CDS encoding NAD(P)(+) transhydrogenase (Re/Si-specific) subunit beta: MNVAVNTAVNEPVHSAWVDLAYLVAAVCFIVALKALSSPKSARWGNLVGAAGAVLAVGVVFASERLDHLPLIIGAIALGTLCGVPAARRVKMTAMPQLVALFNGVGGGAAAIVAIVEFLRASHGELLAALLATVFTVVVGCVSFSGSMVTFAKLQELITTRPIVLPGGRWIGIGTAALTLLLAIAVLVTGLTPAMVLLALAALVLGVLVVLPVGGADVPIVISLLNAFTGLTVAASGYVLGNTLLIVAGTLVGASGTLLTRLMAQAMGRSVTNILFGAFTAAGPGGAGTAEQRSVRSASPEDVAILLGYARKVVIVPGYGLAVAQAQHTVRELADLLAERGVRVEYGIHPVAGRMPGHMNVLLAEANVPYEQLREMDEINSELPSTDVALVVGANDVVNPAARNSPGSPIYGMPIINVDQAQHVVFLKRSMRPGFSGVENELLYDPKTTLLFGDAKETLAKVVAAVKSL; this comes from the coding sequence GTGAACGTGGCGGTGAACACGGCAGTGAACGAGCCTGTGCACAGCGCCTGGGTCGACCTGGCCTACCTGGTCGCCGCGGTCTGCTTCATCGTCGCGCTCAAGGCGCTCTCCTCGCCCAAGTCTGCCCGCTGGGGCAACCTGGTGGGCGCGGCCGGCGCGGTGCTCGCCGTGGGAGTCGTCTTCGCCTCCGAGCGGCTGGACCACCTGCCGTTGATCATCGGCGCGATCGCGCTCGGCACGCTGTGCGGTGTGCCGGCCGCGCGCCGGGTCAAGATGACCGCCATGCCGCAGTTGGTCGCGCTGTTCAACGGCGTCGGCGGCGGCGCGGCCGCGATCGTGGCGATCGTGGAGTTCCTGCGTGCCTCGCACGGCGAGCTGCTCGCGGCGCTCCTCGCGACCGTCTTCACCGTGGTCGTCGGCTGTGTGAGCTTCTCCGGCAGCATGGTCACCTTCGCGAAGCTCCAGGAGTTGATCACGACCCGGCCGATCGTGCTGCCCGGCGGTCGCTGGATCGGCATCGGCACGGCGGCCCTCACCCTCCTGCTCGCCATCGCGGTGCTGGTCACCGGGCTCACCCCGGCCATGGTCCTGCTCGCCCTGGCGGCGCTCGTGCTCGGCGTGCTGGTCGTGCTCCCGGTCGGCGGCGCCGACGTGCCGATCGTGATCTCGCTGCTGAACGCGTTCACCGGCCTGACCGTGGCCGCGTCCGGGTACGTGCTGGGCAACACGCTGCTGATCGTCGCCGGCACCCTGGTCGGCGCCTCCGGCACCCTGCTCACCCGGCTGATGGCGCAGGCGATGGGCCGGTCGGTCACCAACATCCTGTTCGGCGCGTTCACCGCGGCGGGCCCGGGCGGCGCGGGGACGGCGGAGCAGCGCTCGGTTCGGTCCGCCAGCCCTGAGGACGTCGCGATCCTGCTCGGGTACGCCCGCAAGGTCGTCATCGTCCCCGGCTACGGCCTGGCGGTCGCGCAGGCCCAGCACACCGTCCGCGAGCTGGCCGACCTGCTCGCCGAACGCGGCGTGCGGGTCGAGTACGGCATCCACCCGGTCGCCGGCCGGATGCCCGGCCACATGAACGTTCTGCTCGCCGAGGCCAACGTCCCGTACGAGCAGCTGCGGGAGATGGACGAGATCAACTCGGAGCTGCCCAGCACCGACGTCGCCTTGGTGGTCGGCGCCAACGACGTGGTGAACCCCGCGGCGCGCAACTCGCCCGGCAGCCCCATCTACGGTATGCCGATCATCAACGTCGACCAGGCGCAGCACGTGGTCTTCCTCAAGCGGTCGATGCGGCCCGGCTTCTCCGGGGTGGAGAACGAGCTGCTGTACGACCCGAAGACCACGCTGCTGTTCGGCGACGCCAAGGAGACGCTGGCGAAGGTGGTGGCGGCGGTGAAGAGCCTGTGA